The nucleotide window TTGTTGAAGAACCCCGATGTAGCGGGGTATTTTTGTGTCTCAACAAGCTATCGCAATGAGCAGAATCCAGTAGAAGGTAGGCATAAATTTATTTTCCCTATGTTTGAATTTGAATCAAAAGGCAACATAGAAGATTTGTTGAATATGGAAAAAGAATTATTGGAACATCTAGGATTTACAAAGGATAAATTTGCAGAGAAAACATATGACGAGCTCACGGAAAAATATGGGACAGATGATTTATCTTGGAAAGAAGAAGGCAAGATGTATGAGGATTTTGGATCAACTGTTTTTTTGAAAAAATTTCCAATACGTACCTCACCATTTTGGAACATGAAAAAAGAAGGTGAGTATGCAAGAAAAATTGACGTTATAATATCGGGCCACGAAACTATCGGCTCAGCTGAGCGTAGTTCGGATATAGATGAGATGCGTAAACAATTTCATACAATAAGCGACGGTGGATACACAGGTAAGTTGTATGAACTTTTTGGGCACGATCGAGTAGAGAAGGAGCTTGAAGAATTCTTGTCTTTCGATTTCTTTCCTAGGTTTGGAGGGGGGATTGGAATAAGTAGACTTATTGACGGAATGAAAAAAGAAGGTCTGCTTTAGACGGCGTTGATCTTTCCTGAACCCAAGGGTATAACCTCCCTTGGGTTTTTGGTTTATTCTGCCAGGTGCTATAATCTCGAGGATGGCAACAGAGCATACATCACTATATAGAAAATACAGACCACAAAATTTCAATGATGTTGTGGGACAGGATCATATTGTTAAGGTACTAGAATCTAGTATCAAAGATGGCAAGATTGCTCACGCATATCTTTTTGCTGGTTCCAGGGGCACAGGG belongs to Candidatus Nomurabacteria bacterium and includes:
- a CDS encoding transposase: MVKNHNGIEDTKSFSAVVNSLRSFFISRGFLEVHTQDRLSILAACEDPSTVATYNYLGDVWPLPQTGQMWLEYELLKNPDVAGYFCVSTSYRNEQNPVEGRHKFIFPMFEFESKGNIEDLLNMEKELLEHLGFTKDKFAEKTYDELTEKYGTDDLSWKEEGKMYEDFGSTVFLKKFPIRTSPFWNMKKEGEYARKIDVIISGHETIGSAERSSDIDEMRKQFHTISDGGYTGKLYELFGHDRVEKELEEFLSFDFFPRFGGGIGISRLIDGMKKEGLL